One segment of Candidatus Bathyarchaeota archaeon DNA contains the following:
- a CDS encoding undecaprenyl-diphosphate phosphatase, producing MYQTTAKTIHFGGIKFTIDLIQTLILAIIQGITEWLPVSSTGHLNIARNCMGLSTKDPSYIFFDFMLHIGTLCVVLVTFRNDIAKILKAVIRRDFQTDEGKLALFIIVGSIPTAIIGFIFNFLLHEKFESLYLNLLTVGVALPINGFFLYVSQLRRDNEKLSYMDSLLVGIAQGVAIIPGISRSGVTISTGLLRKVKKETAFKYSFLLSIPAVIGATIAESRNLVVSNVDMATMFLGVITSMIVGYIFLKLLQKIVMKEKFHLFAYYCWIAGLVTIAFYFF from the coding sequence ATATATCAGACCACAGCTAAGACCATACACTTCGGAGGCATCAAGTTTACAATAGATCTAATTCAAACCTTAATCCTTGCTATCATCCAAGGCATAACTGAATGGCTACCAGTCTCCAGTACTGGCCACCTCAATATCGCACGAAATTGCATGGGTTTGAGCACGAAGGACCCCTCGTACATATTTTTTGATTTTATGCTACACATAGGAACTTTGTGTGTCGTCTTAGTAACGTTTAGAAACGACATTGCGAAAATCCTCAAAGCCGTGATCAGACGAGATTTCCAAACAGATGAAGGGAAACTAGCCTTATTCATAATCGTAGGAAGCATACCAACAGCCATCATAGGCTTTATCTTCAATTTTCTTTTGCATGAAAAATTTGAATCTCTTTATCTCAACTTACTAACAGTAGGCGTAGCTTTGCCAATTAACGGTTTCTTCCTGTACGTTTCGCAGCTTAGAAGAGACAACGAAAAACTGAGCTATATGGACTCTTTGTTGGTAGGAATAGCGCAAGGTGTCGCAATTATTCCAGGCATTTCAAGAAGCGGTGTTACCATATCCACAGGATTGTTGAGGAAAGTGAAGAAAGAGACAGCCTTCAAGTATTCGTTTCTACTCTCCATACCCGCAGTGATAGGAGCAACAATCGCAGAATCTAGAAACTTAGTGGTCAGCAACGTAGACATGGCCACTATGTTTCTCGGTGTAATAACATCAATGATCGTAGGCTACATATTTCTCAAATTGTTACAGAAGATAGTTATGAAGGAGAAGTTTCACCTGTTCGCGTATTACTGCTGGATAGCCGGATTAGTAACAATCGCTTTCTACTTTTTTTGA
- a CDS encoding PIN domain-containing protein encodes MKVYIIDASVVTKCFIIEDYSDEATETINAHIKGYLSLSAPSLMIYELGNVFWKHPQISSEKAYTYIKKFLDLQIKLVDIWFDTKLLKNVCHTSEIRNVTFYDASYLTLAEENGTKLITADETLHKKAPNITVLLKEFKV; translated from the coding sequence GTGAAAGTTTACATAATTGACGCATCTGTAGTCACGAAGTGCTTTATAATAGAGGATTACTCAGATGAAGCCACTGAGACCATAAATGCACATATCAAGGGCTACTTATCGCTTTCAGCTCCTTCATTAATGATCTATGAACTGGGAAACGTTTTCTGGAAGCACCCGCAAATCAGCTCTGAAAAAGCTTACACGTATATTAAAAAGTTCCTTGACCTCCAAATCAAACTTGTAGATATTTGGTTTGATACTAAACTCCTAAAAAACGTATGTCACACATCAGAGATCAGAAACGTAACCTTCTACGATGCATCGTACCTAACCTTAGCCGAAGAAAACGGAACAAAATTGATAACAGCAGACGAAACCCTTCACAAAAAAGCGCCGAACATCACAGTGCTACTGAAAGAATTCAAAGTCTAG
- the thiL gene encoding thiamine-phosphate kinase, which produces MSLVEELGERKIIEIILGCLDQMPNMPVPFGDDVSAVDIGNEKLAVIKTDMLVGKTDVPPSMNLWQAARKAVVMNISDLAAKGVKPIALLASIGIPRGFAKKDIEQIGKGLNAGAREYNAYVLGGDTNEASDLVMSCTVFGIVEKRYLMKRGGAKPDDLVAVTGVFGKTSSGLKILLKGLTAPAEMRKELVNTVLMPQARLKEGLALTQIHAVTASIDSSDGLAWSLHEISRASNVGFVIDNLAVAREAEEFAKIHDLDPVELSLYGGEEYELVVTIKPKLWGKAKKAIEQVGASLIKIGHVTGEKSLLLRTEEKTVSIEARGWEHFRTA; this is translated from the coding sequence TTGAGCTTGGTTGAAGAACTTGGTGAACGGAAAATAATCGAAATTATTCTTGGATGCCTAGACCAGATGCCAAATATGCCTGTTCCCTTCGGAGACGATGTTTCAGCAGTAGATATAGGAAACGAAAAACTCGCCGTCATAAAGACTGACATGCTCGTTGGAAAAACCGATGTTCCGCCAAGTATGAACCTTTGGCAAGCGGCACGCAAAGCTGTAGTCATGAACATAAGCGACCTAGCCGCTAAAGGAGTAAAGCCCATCGCCCTACTCGCATCCATCGGTATTCCAAGAGGCTTCGCAAAGAAAGACATCGAACAGATCGGCAAGGGGCTAAACGCTGGTGCTCGTGAATACAACGCCTATGTTTTGGGCGGAGACACCAACGAGGCTTCTGACCTAGTGATGAGCTGCACCGTATTTGGAATTGTTGAAAAACGCTATTTGATGAAGCGTGGCGGTGCGAAGCCCGACGACCTAGTAGCGGTCACAGGTGTCTTCGGCAAAACATCCTCTGGCCTAAAGATTCTGCTTAAAGGCCTCACAGCTCCTGCTGAGATGAGGAAAGAGCTTGTCAATACAGTTCTTATGCCCCAAGCACGACTCAAAGAAGGTTTAGCTCTCACCCAGATCCATGCTGTAACCGCGTCTATTGATTCCAGCGACGGACTAGCATGGAGCCTACATGAAATCTCACGAGCAAGCAACGTAGGATTCGTCATTGACAACCTTGCAGTCGCCCGTGAAGCAGAGGAATTCGCAAAGATTCACGATTTGGACCCGGTAGAGCTGAGTTTGTATGGAGGAGAAGAATACGAGCTCGTAGTAACGATTAAGCCTAAGCTTTGGGGAAAAGCCAAGAAAGCCATTGAACAGGTCGGAGCGTCCCTAATCAAAATTGGTCATGTCACCGGGGAGAAAAGCCTCCTTCTCAGAACAGAAGAAAAGACTGTTTCTATTGAGGCTAGGGGATGGGAACACTTTAGAACGGCTTAG
- a CDS encoding PIN domain-containing protein, producing MRVKYLDANVIIYAIENHPKYGKNCKNILKAVESAELEVYASTLILVEVINVLCKLNRVLEKRGEKKLNIRKNIDAILSLPIKWIEPDFAIIRRASEYEFKVSGIDCVHVASMELNLVDEIISADEELDKIGFVKRIDPSAFHKSNR from the coding sequence ATTCGGGTGAAGTACCTCGACGCAAACGTAATAATCTACGCGATAGAGAACCATCCAAAATATGGGAAAAATTGCAAAAACATTCTGAAAGCTGTGGAGAGTGCTGAGCTTGAGGTCTATGCTTCCACATTGATACTTGTGGAAGTAATCAACGTTTTGTGTAAACTAAATAGAGTTCTAGAAAAGAGAGGCGAGAAAAAACTGAACATAAGAAAAAACATAGACGCCATACTTTCTCTTCCCATAAAATGGATCGAACCAGATTTTGCTATTATACGAAGGGCCTCTGAATACGAATTCAAAGTCAGCGGGATAGATTGCGTTCACGTAGCATCCATGGAACTTAACTTAGTCGATGAAATAATATCCGCCGACGAAGAGCTTGACAAAATAGGATTTGTAAAAAGGATAGATCCTTCGGCTTTTCATAAATCAAATCGTTAA
- a CDS encoding AbrB/MazE/SpoVT family DNA-binding domain-containing protein → MIRTKVTEKYQTTIPKRIRDVLKVKAGENVEWYIIQGMVVLRKPVKLEKPVEFLTSQTMLSVDAVKLVRKTREEFG, encoded by the coding sequence ATGATTCGAACGAAAGTGACAGAAAAGTATCAGACAACTATTCCGAAGCGCATAAGGGACGTTCTCAAAGTGAAAGCTGGAGAAAACGTCGAGTGGTACATAATCCAAGGCATGGTGGTTCTCAGAAAACCTGTAAAACTTGAAAAACCCGTCGAGTTTCTCACCTCTCAAACAATGCTTAGCGTAGACGCCGTGAAACTCGTGAGGAAAACTAGAGAGGAATTCGGGTGA